Proteins encoded by one window of Amaranthus tricolor cultivar Red isolate AtriRed21 chromosome 4, ASM2621246v1, whole genome shotgun sequence:
- the LOC130809627 gene encoding UV-stimulated scaffold protein A homolog gives MNLIQRNINPKNTPTMAGEQIEEVRESGKVMAIIEKATNSTESEVDPRLLKAIKTIVRYSDFELKLAAQTLMHHMKRQHSQIRYLALLIIDELFMRSKLFRTIITENLDQLLSLSVGFRRNQPLPAPSNVASVLRLKAIEFLEKWNASFGIHYRQIRLGYDYLKNTLRYQFPNLQANAARIERERREREMKTQEILTNKFESLRESLPSLREEIKSTIDEIGECLDIARANDENAMLEPLDDDDEEEFERIRNPELQQIRLDALKEAEKVHENSENKVVFDTLRELFKLLVTKHLVSVQEWISILIRVEVDDTRFRDSALKEFIDIRNQITAVKKKCEESGCALPKIKDSEDDDIWEEGTIEYAEITNSLTTVQTGSMSLDTDVPECSNSGANNKGVVKRRAGAGVWDPLKEKLLAEAPVVKWGSSLDNWGEKRDALANQRGLELDGHWGRVDYDATIPSEKIAELNVHASVYKEEEVEIHPCRALLRNGKLCQRKDLRVCPFHGPIIPRDDEGRPIYPENAGKAANSVDDEGTFMRQCSSTEEMCIDGKGISKEHLAKLAVKNVREKDKEVMKMKERAIKKAKLAKVREHNDAVLREAAMASTSTSAAFGDVDQGATEVRSTMRTQKKTLASMVRKKVTAKDRVAEKLLSTRARDATIKQLTQGEDNRYRESFPNQW, from the exons ATGAACCTGATACAAAGAAATATAAATCCTAAGAATACCCCAACAATGGCGGGTGAACAAATTGAAGAGGTTAGAGAAAGTGGAAAAGTTATGGCGATTATTGAGAAGGCAACCAATTCAACTGAATCGGAAGTTGATCCTCGTCTTCTCAAAGCTATAAAAACTATTGTACGATACTCCGATTTTGAGCTCAAACTCGCTGCTCAAACCCTGATGCATCACATGAAACGACAACACTCTCAG ATTAGGTATCTTGCGTTGTTGATAATTGACGAATTATTTATGCGATCAAAGCTTTTTAGAACTATAATAACGGAGAATTTAGATCAATTGCTAAGTTTATCGGTTGGATTTCGACGAAATCAACCTCTACCAGCTCCGTCAAATGTTGCGTCGGTTTTGAGATTGAAAGCCATTGAGTTTTTAGAGAAATGGAATGCGTCATTTGGAATTCATTATAGGCAGATTAGGTTAGGGTATGATTATTTAAAGAATACACTTAGGTACCAATTTCCTAATTTACAGGCGAATGCAGCGAGGATTGAGAGGGAGAGGAGAGAAAGGGAGATGAAGACACAAGAGATTTTGACGAATAAGTTTGAGTCATTGAGGGAAAGTTTGCCATCGTTGAGGGAGGAGATTAAGTCAACCATTGATGAGATTGGGGAGTGTTTAGATATTGCTAGAGCTAATGATGAGAATGCGATGCTGGAACCgttggatgatgatgacgagGAGGAGTTTGAGAGGATTCGGAACCCTGAATTGCAGCAGATTCGGCTTGATGCACTGAAGGAAGCGGAGAAAGTTcatgaaaatagtgaaaataaagTAGTGTTTGATACATTAAGGGagttgtttaagttgttagtgACAAAACATTTAGTTTCGGTGCAAGAGTGGATATCTATTCTTATTAGGGTAGAAGTTGATGATACTAGGTTTAGGGATTCTGCGTTAAAAGAGTTTATTGATATTCGAAACCAAATTACTGCGGTGAAGAAGAAATGTGAGGAATCTGGTTGTGCTCTTCCTAAGATCAAGGATAGTGAGGATGACGATATTTGGGAGGAGGGTACAATTGAATATGCGGAGATAACTAATAGTTTAACAACTGTACAAACTGGATCTATGTCATTGGATACTGATGTTCCCGAATGCAGCAATAGTGGGGCGAATAATAAAGGTGTTGTGAAACGTAGAGCGGGTGCTGGTGTTTGGGATCCTTTGAAGGAGAAGCTTTTAGCTGAAGCTCCTGTCGTCAAATGGGGATCCTCGTTGGATAATTGGGGTGAGAAGAGGGATGCCTTAGCTAACCAAAGAGGATTAGAGCTAGATGGTCATTGGGGCAGGGTGGATTATGATGCTACCATACCATCTGAAAAGATTGCTGAGCTAAATGTGCATGCAAGTGTTTACAAAGAGGAGGAAGTGGAAATTCATCCTTGTCGTGCTCTTTTGCGCAATGGAAAGCTTTGTCAAAGGAAAGATTTGAGGGTATGCCCGTTTCACGGTCCAATTATACCGCGTGATGATGAGGGTAGACCTATTTATCCAGAGAATGCAGGGAAAGCTGCCAATTCGGTGGATGATGAAGGTACATTCATGAGGCAATGCTCTTCAACTGAAGAAATGTGTATTGATGGAAAGGGCATTTCGAAAGAGCACCTTGCTAAACTAGCAGTAAAAAACGTCAGAGAAAAGGACAAAGAGGTGATGAAGATGAAAGAACGAGCAATTAAGAAAGCCAAACTGGCAAAGGTTCGGGAACACAATGATGCAGTTCTTAGAGAGGCTGCAATGGCTTCAACCTCAACCTCAGCAGCTTTTGGGGATGTTGATCAGGGAGCCACGGAAGTGAGATCTACCATGCGAACTCAAAAGAAGACTCTTGCATCAATGGTGCGGAAGAAAGTGACAGCAAAAGATAGAGTAGCAGAGAAGCTTTTGAGTACCCGAGCTAGAGATGCAACCATCAAACAGCTAACTCAGGGAGAGGATAACAGATACCGTGAATCATTCCCAAATCAGTGGTAG
- the LOC130809628 gene encoding aspartyl protease family protein 2: protein METGRKPTIFLSFFIFVLSLSLSSCLELQTLVLNSLPKPTNLHPDWTESAQTQTQQEETELFGATDSTVALRLEHLDALASHLSPEELFSLRLKRDETRAKSIFARVKGGLPRGRNASRPRSARSGFSSSVVSGLSQGSGEYFTRLGVGTPPRYMYMVLDTGSDVVWIQCLPCRKCYDQTDRIFNPAKSGSFRSIPCRSKLCNQLDQPGCIRRGNKCAYQVSYGDGSFTMGEYATETMTFRRNKVPNVALGCGHDNEGLFVGAAGLLGLGRGKLSFPSQTGRRFGNKFSYCLVDRTSSSKPSSVVFGSVVSRTAVFTRLISNPKLDTFYYVELVGISVGGTRVRGITRELFKIDDTGNGGVIVDSGTSVTRLTRPAYIALRDAFRFGASSLKSAPEFSLFDTCYDLSGKTEVRVPTVVMHFNGADVSLPAANYLIPVDTSGRFCFAFAGTMSGLSIIGNIQQQGFRVSFDVASGHVGFAPNACT, encoded by the coding sequence ATGGAAACTGGAAGAAAACCCACCATTTTTCTCTCCTTTTTCATCTTCGTCCtttcactttctctctcttcttgtTTAGAACTACAAACCCTTGTCCTAAATTCACTCCCTAAACCCACAAATCTCCACCCAGATTGGACTGAATCAGCTCAAACCCAAACCCAACAAGAAGAAACCGAGCTGTTCGGGGCAACAGATTCAACCGTTGCACTCCGATTAGAGCATTTAGATGCTTTAGCATCGCATTTGAGCCCGGAAGAGTTATTCTCTCTCAGGCTCAAACGAGATGAGACCCGAGCAAAATCAATTTTTGCTCGGGTCAAAGGTGGCCTGCCTCGCGGAAGAAATGCGAGCCGTCCCCGAAGCGCGCGAAGCGGGTTTAGTAGCTCAGTCGTTTCCGGGCTTTCACAAGGAAGCGGAGAGTACTTCACTCGGCTTGGAGTGGGGACCCCACCAAGGTACATGTATATGGTGTTAGATACCGGAAGCGACGTTGTTTGGATCCAATGTCTTCCTTGTAGAAAATGCTATGATCAAACAGACCGGATTTTTAACCCGGCTAAATCCGGATCATTCCGGTCTATTCCTTGCCGGTCTAAGCTTTGTAACCAGTTGGATCAACCCGGATGTATACGACGTGGAAATAAATGCGCGTACCAGGTGTCGTACGGTGATGGGTCGTTCACCATGGGAGAGTATGCTACCGAAACGATGACGTTTCGGAGAAATAAGGTACCAAACGTTGCGCTTGGTTGTGGGCATGATAATGAAGGTCTTTTTGTTGGTGCAGCCGGTTTACTCGGTTTAGGTCGTGGTAAATTATCTTTTCCTTCTCAAACCGGTAGACGGTTCGGGAACAAATTCTCTTATTGTTTGGTAGACCGAACATCTTCAAGTAAACCGTCGTCTGTAGTTTTCGGGTCCGTGGTTTCTAGAACCGCGGTTTTCACCCGATTAATTTCTAACCCGAAATTAGACACTTTTTATTACGTGGAATTAGTTGGGATTAGTGTTGGTGGGACCCGTGTCCGCGGAATTACCAGAGAGCTTTTTAAGATTGATGACACTGGTAATGGTGGGGTTATTGTGGATTCGGGTACGTCAGTTACCCGCTTAACCCGACCTGCTTACATCGCATTAAGGGATGCATTTCGGTTCGGAGCATCCAGCTTAAAATCCGCTCCAGAATTCTCGTTGTTCGACACGTGTTACGACTTATCGGGTAAAACCGAAGTTCGAGTGCCTACCGTGGTAATGCACTTTAACGGGGCGGATGTGTCGTTACCGGCGGCCAATTACTTAATCCCGGTCGATACGTCGGGTCGGTTTTGTTTCGCTTTTGCGGGGACAATGAGCGGGTTGTCCATAATAGGGAATATCCAACAACAAGGCTTTCGGGTTAGCTTTGATGTTGCTAGCGGTCATGTCGGGTTTGCCCCGAATGCTTGTACTtga